In the Granulosicoccus antarcticus IMCC3135 genome, CCGTATTCTGAAATCCGTGCAGCAATACGAGCTGCAAAAGCCGGATGTTATTGTCGCCGACGTAGGAACCAGCGTCTACGTACGAGATGGCGAGGGCTGGCTATTACAGGAAGCCTGGCAGCTGCAGATAGCTGATGACTGGAATGGTCTGGACAGTGAGGATATGCGCGAATTGCTTGCTTCTTTCAACGAGCTTGAAGATCAGGAAGCAGATCGTCAGACACGATTCAAGCGCAGTTACTATCTGCCCCGAGAGCTGGACACTGAAAACCTGAAACTCCGGCTCGAAGAGCTTCTGGCGGGGCAGGGGATCAAGGCTTCGCTGGTGTTCAGCGATGACCCTCAGAAAAATGTTCAGCTGCTGGATGTCTTGCCTTTACATGCGACGAAGGTCGATGCCATCAGGCATGTGCAGAAGTTGCTGGAGGTCGATAATGAGCAAACACTGTTCAGTGGCGACAGCGGCAACGATGTCACCGCACTGGCCAGTGAAATACCCTCGGTCACCGTCAGAAACGCCGATTTGCCCACTCGCGAGGCGGTCAGGCGGCTGGCGGCGCTCAATGCGACTGAGGCCTCCAGTTATCAGGCCGAAGGTGCTCTGAGCCTGGCAGGCGGTCGTGCGCTTAACGGCAACTATGCCGCTGGTATCGTGGAAGGTTTGGTGCACTTCAATAGTGCATGGTCCGAGTTGCTGGATTCTGAGGCGTGGGTGGCAAAGGCGCTGGAATTGTATGCCCTGCAAGGAGAAGCGGGAAGCCTGCAAGCCTGACGCGGTATACTTCGTCTGGCCTTTTTCTGAACCTGATCGCATGACTGCTCGAAAATACCCTGACGTTGCCTTGCACGAACTTGGCAAGCTTTCCAGCGAAGAACGCGCAAGCCTGCTAAGTCGGGCAGAGGACGACCTGGATCAATTCCTTGATGGTGTGAGACCCATCATTGAAGCCGTTCGCAAGGAGGGCGATGAAGCTCTGGCACGTTTCGGTCGGGAATTTGACGGTGCAAAGTCTCTGACAGCAGATGCTATCGCTGCGAGCAAGGCGGATATCGACAAAGCCTTCGATCAGGTTGACCGTGCCATGATTGAAACGCTGGAATATTCGGCAGACAACATACGTCGTTTCCATGAAGCGCAGCGGCCACCGGAAATGTGGATGAAGGAGATTCGTCCGGGTGTGCTGGTGGGTGAACGCGCCACCCCGATAGATTCAGTGGCTTGTTATTCACCCAGAGGCAAGGGATCCTTCCCATCAGTGACCTTGATGACGGCTATTCCTGCCTCGGTCGCCGGTGTACCTGAACCCATCATTCTCACACCACCTGGTGCTGACGGGCAGATTGACCCGGCGACACTGGTTGCGGCCAGGCTGGCAGGTGTAGAACAGGTCTACAAGGCGGGTGGCGCACAAGCGGTGGCCGCTGCCGCTTACGGCACGGCTACGATTCCCCGGTGCTTCAAGATCGTTGGTCCCGGCAGCCCGTGGCTGGTCGCAGCCAAGCGCATGCTGGCCGGACGCATCGATCCGGGTATGCCGGCAGGTCCTAGTGAGACCATTCTGCTAGCCGACGAGACGGCTAATCCGTATATCGCAGCACTGGACATGACCATTGAGTCAGAGCACGGTCCTGACAGCAGTGCCTTTCTGGTCACCTGGGATGCCGAGCTGGCCAACACTATCCGTGCGGCTATTCCCGGCTACTGGGATCAGCAGAACGAGACACTGGCTGGCTATTCATCGTCAGTGTTGAGCGGTATGCGTGGTGGCATCGTGCTTGCCAGAACGCGTG is a window encoding:
- a CDS encoding HAD-IIB family hydrolase translates to MKLLCTDLDRTLLPNGDESESPAARPVLWHLLQSHAVALAYVSGRDLARILKSVQQYELQKPDVIVADVGTSVYVRDGEGWLLQEAWQLQIADDWNGLDSEDMRELLASFNELEDQEADRQTRFKRSYYLPRELDTENLKLRLEELLAGQGIKASLVFSDDPQKNVQLLDVLPLHATKVDAIRHVQKLLEVDNEQTLFSGDSGNDVTALASEIPSVTVRNADLPTREAVRRLAALNATEASSYQAEGALSLAGGRALNGNYAAGIVEGLVHFNSAWSELLDSEAWVAKALELYALQGEAGSLQA
- the hisD gene encoding histidinol dehydrogenase, with the protein product MTARKYPDVALHELGKLSSEERASLLSRAEDDLDQFLDGVRPIIEAVRKEGDEALARFGREFDGAKSLTADAIAASKADIDKAFDQVDRAMIETLEYSADNIRRFHEAQRPPEMWMKEIRPGVLVGERATPIDSVACYSPRGKGSFPSVTLMTAIPASVAGVPEPIILTPPGADGQIDPATLVAARLAGVEQVYKAGGAQAVAAAAYGTATIPRCFKIVGPGSPWLVAAKRMLAGRIDPGMPAGPSETILLADETANPYIAALDMTIESEHGPDSSAFLVTWDAELANTIRAAIPGYWDQQNETLAGYSSSVLSGMRGGIVLARTREEAYAFINDYAPEHCQVLSKTPHEHLAHIRNASEILLGEHAAGSIANYMMGPNCVLPTSGAARTHSPLGVHDFMKTCSVAHMTETGYAEMAPHTHRFASYEGFDGHANAVSDLRQQAFKKI